The proteins below come from a single Caulobacter flavus genomic window:
- a CDS encoding cysteine hydrolase family protein, which yields MSGVAAWIAPARTALVVIDIQVDFASPDGLLGRYGVDLGLAEPAVQAAGRLVDAARDVGAPVVFVGLFTSPKTDSPAWNERMRRRGGDPDSEAALCRAGQPGSAFHGPQPAQGELVVAKTRYSAFVGTDFDRRLKAMGVDTLVLCGLTTECCVAATAADAFDLDYHVFVAADACAAYEPDLHEVALKTMGLNTAILTDSVEVAKAWKEAA from the coding sequence GTGAGCGGCGTCGCCGCCTGGATCGCGCCCGCGCGGACGGCCCTGGTCGTGATCGACATCCAGGTCGACTTCGCCTCGCCCGACGGCCTGCTGGGCCGGTACGGCGTCGACTTGGGGCTGGCCGAGCCGGCCGTGCAGGCCGCCGGCCGCCTCGTCGATGCGGCGCGCGACGTCGGCGCGCCGGTGGTGTTCGTAGGCCTGTTCACCTCGCCGAAAACCGATAGCCCGGCCTGGAACGAGCGCATGCGGCGGCGCGGCGGCGATCCCGACAGCGAGGCGGCCCTGTGCCGCGCGGGCCAGCCGGGCAGCGCCTTCCATGGTCCCCAGCCGGCGCAGGGCGAACTGGTGGTGGCCAAGACCCGCTACAGCGCTTTCGTCGGCACCGACTTCGACAGGCGGCTGAAGGCCATGGGCGTCGACACCCTGGTGCTCTGCGGCCTGACCACCGAGTGCTGCGTGGCGGCCACCGCCGCCGACGCCTTCGACCTCGACTACCACGTCTTCGTCGCCGCCGACGCCTGCGCGGCCTACGAGCCCGACCTGCACGAGGTGGCGCTGAAGACGATGGGGCTCAACACCGCGATCCTCACCGACAGCGTCGAGGTCGCCAAAGCCTGGAAGGAGGCCGCGTGA
- a CDS encoding LLM class flavin-dependent oxidoreductase has product MFHSPSKHKDFGVFLPVANGGWIISKTTPVLDGLYQTNKAAAVKADEVGMDFVMSMGKFRGFGGHTDHWGTALESVTMMAGIAEATRNVRIWATIHPLLQNPAVAAKMIATLDHISGGRAGLNIVAGAYRGEFSQMGAWDDALTHDDRYVLTEEWTKIVKRLWSEDSVDFDGRFFTMKDCQSKPKPLSKPRPELICAGMSDRGFQFSVREADVCFIGGRTPEERRDASRRAKRVAAELGKTIKTYAMCTIVHAESDAGAEALVQHYKGGADMGAILAMLESWGVPAEKLSTVAAQQGAFMTHTVVGSPATCAEQVQAFVTDCELDGLMLIFPDYVEGLAMFGSEILPGLRSVFS; this is encoded by the coding sequence ATGTTCCACAGCCCTTCCAAGCACAAGGACTTCGGGGTCTTCCTGCCGGTGGCCAACGGCGGCTGGATCATCTCCAAGACCACGCCCGTCCTCGACGGCCTCTACCAGACCAACAAGGCCGCCGCCGTGAAGGCCGACGAGGTCGGCATGGACTTCGTCATGTCGATGGGCAAGTTCCGCGGCTTCGGCGGGCATACCGACCACTGGGGCACGGCCCTGGAGTCGGTGACGATGATGGCCGGCATTGCCGAGGCGACCCGGAACGTCCGCATCTGGGCCACCATCCACCCGCTGCTGCAGAACCCGGCCGTGGCCGCCAAGATGATCGCCACGCTCGACCACATCAGCGGCGGCCGCGCGGGCCTCAACATCGTCGCCGGGGCCTATCGCGGCGAGTTTTCCCAGATGGGCGCCTGGGACGACGCCCTGACCCACGACGACCGCTACGTCCTGACCGAGGAATGGACGAAGATCGTCAAGCGGCTGTGGAGCGAGGACAGCGTCGATTTCGACGGCCGGTTCTTCACGATGAAGGACTGCCAGTCCAAGCCCAAGCCGCTGTCCAAGCCGCGCCCCGAACTGATCTGCGCGGGCATGAGCGACCGGGGCTTCCAGTTCTCGGTGCGCGAGGCCGACGTCTGCTTCATCGGCGGCCGCACGCCCGAAGAGCGCCGCGACGCCAGCCGCCGGGCCAAGCGCGTCGCCGCCGAACTCGGCAAGACCATCAAGACCTACGCCATGTGCACCATCGTCCACGCCGAGAGCGACGCCGGGGCCGAGGCCCTCGTTCAGCACTACAAGGGCGGGGCCGACATGGGCGCGATCCTGGCCATGCTGGAAAGCTGGGGCGTGCCGGCCGAGAAGCTGTCGACCGTCGCCGCCCAGCAGGGGGCGTTCATGACCCACACCGTGGTCGGCTCTCCCGCCACCTGCGCCGAGCAGGTGCAGGCCTTCGTCACCGACTGCGAACTGGACGGGCTGATGCTGATCTTCCCCGACTATGTGGAAGGCCTGGCGATGTTCGGCTCGGAGATCCTGCCGGGCCTGCGCTCGGTGTTCTCGTGA
- a CDS encoding CynX/NimT family MFS transporter: protein MPTSPWRPWLILSVFALLLFLITASTFSSLGVVLPAMIREQGWGFGPAFLGFTLLGAFCGGSSWLPALLIRRLGVRFTIVAGSAVMVAGFSCLAATPGLTVYLVGTALLGVGYQMMALIPGTHVLGMLFKKRALPFGIYFTIGSLGGVVGPWMALSGMEIAGGAWRPYWWMQAAASLVVGLVCTALVGSKAWLAAAAAETDKAVAQEIESAPAAAKVYRTAVDWTVKEAVRTPQFWVILAAYFAHLLGGVTAVSLAPSHFGELGVPATVAIAAISLESLMQVAARAGGGLVGDRIDPRWLLAGAQGVMAVGLLALTHATTWPVMMVFAVGVGIGFGMTVLAVSILLLNYYGRKNNLELFSMVCLVGAVSALGPVIGGLMRDQLGGFAPTFQLFAAVIGLIFVAALFMRPPRKASEAEPVGEPVPTLLQDAA from the coding sequence ATGCCGACCTCTCCCTGGCGTCCCTGGCTGATCCTGTCGGTCTTCGCCCTGCTGCTGTTCCTGATCACCGCCTCGACCTTCTCGTCGCTGGGGGTGGTGCTGCCGGCGATGATCAGGGAGCAGGGATGGGGCTTTGGCCCGGCCTTCCTGGGCTTCACCCTGCTGGGCGCCTTCTGCGGCGGCTCGTCGTGGCTGCCGGCCCTGCTGATCCGCAGGCTGGGGGTGCGGTTTACCATCGTCGCCGGCTCGGCGGTGATGGTGGCGGGCTTCTCGTGCCTGGCCGCGACGCCGGGCCTGACGGTCTATCTGGTCGGCACGGCGCTGTTGGGCGTCGGCTACCAGATGATGGCCCTGATCCCCGGCACCCACGTGCTGGGCATGCTGTTCAAGAAGCGGGCCCTGCCGTTCGGGATCTACTTCACCATCGGCTCGCTGGGCGGGGTGGTCGGGCCGTGGATGGCGCTGTCGGGCATGGAGATCGCCGGCGGCGCCTGGCGGCCCTACTGGTGGATGCAGGCGGCCGCTTCGCTGGTCGTGGGCCTGGTCTGCACCGCTCTGGTGGGCAGCAAGGCCTGGCTGGCCGCCGCCGCCGCCGAGACCGACAAGGCCGTGGCGCAGGAGATCGAAAGCGCCCCTGCCGCCGCCAAGGTCTATCGCACCGCCGTCGACTGGACGGTGAAGGAAGCCGTTCGCACCCCGCAGTTCTGGGTGATCCTGGCCGCCTATTTCGCCCACCTGCTGGGCGGGGTCACCGCCGTCAGCCTGGCGCCCAGCCACTTCGGCGAGCTGGGCGTGCCGGCCACCGTGGCCATCGCCGCCATCAGCCTGGAGTCGCTGATGCAGGTGGCGGCCCGGGCCGGCGGCGGCCTGGTGGGCGACCGCATCGACCCGCGATGGCTGCTCGCGGGGGCGCAGGGCGTCATGGCCGTCGGCCTGCTGGCCCTGACCCATGCCACCACCTGGCCGGTGATGATGGTGTTCGCCGTCGGGGTGGGGATCGGCTTTGGCATGACCGTGCTGGCCGTCAGCATCCTGCTGCTCAACTATTACGGCCGGAAGAACAACCTCGAGCTCTTCTCGATGGTCTGCCTGGTCGGCGCCGTCTCGGCCCTGGGGCCGGTGATCGGCGGCCTGATGCGCGACCAGCTGGGCGGCTTCGCGCCGACCTTCCAGCTCTTCGCCGCGGTGATCGGCCTGATCTTCGTCGCCGCCCTGTTCATGCGCCCGCCGCGCAAGGCCTCCGAGGCCGAACCCGTCGGCGAACCCGTCCCCACCCTCCTGCAAGACGCCGCGTAA
- a CDS encoding TonB-dependent siderophore receptor — protein sequence MSNQGMLLAGCSAAVLLALAGAAHAADPDPSAAAPDAVDEIVVRARDKAGLIEKEPNNTVFGLDKPLIETPRSASFVSDLTLQRYGIETIDGLTAVSPGTYTASFYGVPGALNIRGTLAENYFRGFKRIENRGTYATPIGAADQIQIVRGPPTPIYGSGKVGGMLNFIPKSGKGEGGYLSEAAGEVTATYGSYNRKNATAQVGLPVNLGEVVGGVHVYGEVEDSHSYYRGVYPRRQTLQVSSDFDLGNGWSTAVGGMLYRSKGDVQTPGWNRLTQDLIDNGTYVTGRDTSLVDADGNGRLTPGEIGFYPYASAMYLAYYGFPDSDAKHTLDTGVGTTKLSPRTVYIASADFSKTETNTLYFDVAKELSPDSALKLQLFYDALENKRFVSYGYPAWFDSDVWEARLTWNFANEVFDGLVKAKSFVGASYRSFDGRRRESYNSGLIALDRRDIAFGATATDMIGSPFNPGDGVEWENDNRSEWTQAGLFFTTDIMVGDKLNLMLGGRYDDYDVTSHDTGFLSYTVAGEQKASKGKGTYTASATYKAPLGLMPYITYAKASALEMSQAGDIAPGLVADAGDAWLSGGDLAEAGVKFQWLQGTLVGSLAGYRQNRTQLTGITQTPTGTRAKGVELEVRWLASEHFSFTFSGNTQHTTVKGPDTSFQYVPVHTVGVTGANGFGGSYVVWSFASIRPGDYDYTLIPKSVLSLYGAYTSDAYAWGKVAATLGVTRVTKTSGTVPGAVVYPDYAVASGSVAYEYGPYTATLNVDNLFDRLYFTPVGDTYANLAALPSKGREWRVTLARKF from the coding sequence ATGTCGAACCAAGGAATGCTGCTCGCGGGCTGTTCCGCCGCCGTTCTGCTCGCCCTGGCCGGCGCCGCCCACGCGGCCGACCCGGATCCGTCTGCCGCCGCGCCGGACGCCGTCGACGAGATCGTGGTCCGCGCCCGCGACAAGGCTGGCCTGATCGAGAAAGAGCCCAACAACACCGTCTTCGGCCTGGACAAGCCGCTGATCGAGACGCCGCGCTCGGCCAGCTTCGTCTCCGACCTGACGCTGCAGCGCTACGGCATCGAGACGATCGACGGCCTCACCGCCGTGTCGCCGGGGACCTACACCGCCAGCTTCTACGGCGTGCCCGGGGCGCTCAACATTCGCGGCACCCTGGCCGAGAACTACTTCCGCGGCTTCAAGCGCATCGAGAACCGGGGCACCTACGCCACCCCGATCGGCGCGGCCGACCAGATCCAGATCGTGCGCGGTCCGCCGACCCCGATCTACGGCTCGGGCAAGGTCGGCGGTATGCTGAACTTCATCCCGAAATCCGGGAAAGGCGAGGGCGGCTACCTGTCGGAAGCCGCTGGCGAGGTCACGGCCACCTACGGCAGCTACAACCGCAAGAACGCCACGGCCCAGGTCGGCCTGCCGGTGAACCTCGGCGAGGTCGTCGGCGGCGTCCACGTCTACGGCGAGGTCGAGGACAGCCATAGCTACTATCGTGGCGTCTATCCGCGCCGCCAGACCCTGCAGGTCTCGTCCGACTTCGACCTGGGCAATGGCTGGAGCACCGCCGTCGGCGGCATGCTGTACCGCTCCAAGGGCGACGTGCAGACGCCGGGCTGGAACCGCCTGACCCAGGACCTGATCGACAACGGGACCTACGTCACGGGCCGCGACACAAGCCTGGTCGACGCCGACGGCAACGGCCGCCTGACGCCCGGCGAGATCGGCTTCTATCCGTACGCCAGCGCCATGTACCTGGCCTATTACGGCTTCCCCGACAGCGACGCCAAGCACACGCTCGACACGGGCGTGGGCACGACCAAGCTGTCGCCGCGCACGGTCTACATCGCCTCGGCCGACTTCTCGAAAACCGAGACCAACACCCTCTATTTCGACGTCGCCAAGGAGCTGTCGCCCGACAGCGCGCTGAAGCTCCAATTGTTCTACGACGCGTTGGAGAACAAGCGCTTCGTCTCCTACGGCTACCCGGCCTGGTTCGACAGCGACGTCTGGGAAGCCCGCCTGACCTGGAACTTCGCCAATGAGGTCTTCGACGGGCTGGTGAAGGCCAAGTCGTTCGTCGGCGCCTCCTACCGCAGCTTCGACGGCCGCCGGCGCGAGAGCTACAACAGCGGCCTGATCGCGCTGGATCGCCGCGACATCGCCTTCGGCGCAACCGCCACCGACATGATCGGCAGCCCCTTCAACCCCGGCGACGGCGTCGAGTGGGAGAACGACAACCGCTCGGAATGGACGCAGGCCGGCCTGTTCTTCACCACCGACATCATGGTCGGCGACAAGCTGAACCTGATGCTGGGCGGCCGCTACGACGACTACGACGTCACCTCGCACGACACCGGCTTTCTTTCCTACACCGTGGCCGGCGAGCAGAAGGCCTCGAAGGGCAAGGGAACCTATACGGCCAGCGCCACCTACAAGGCGCCGCTGGGCCTGATGCCCTACATCACCTACGCCAAGGCTTCGGCGCTGGAGATGAGCCAGGCCGGCGACATCGCTCCTGGCCTGGTGGCCGACGCCGGCGACGCCTGGCTGTCGGGCGGCGACCTGGCCGAGGCCGGGGTCAAGTTCCAGTGGCTGCAGGGCACGCTGGTCGGCTCGCTGGCCGGCTACCGTCAGAACCGAACCCAGCTGACCGGCATCACCCAGACCCCGACCGGCACCCGCGCCAAGGGCGTCGAGCTTGAGGTCCGCTGGCTGGCCAGCGAGCACTTCAGCTTCACCTTCTCGGGCAACACCCAGCACACGACCGTGAAGGGTCCCGACACCTCGTTCCAGTACGTGCCGGTGCACACCGTGGGCGTGACGGGCGCCAATGGCTTCGGCGGTTCGTACGTGGTGTGGAGCTTCGCCAGCATCCGGCCGGGCGACTACGACTACACCCTGATCCCCAAGTCGGTGCTCAGCCTCTACGGCGCCTACACCTCCGACGCCTATGCCTGGGGCAAGGTCGCCGCGACGCTGGGCGTCACCCGCGTGACCAAGACCTCGGGCACGGTTCCCGGCGCGGTGGTCTATCCGGACTACGCGGTGGCCAGCGGCTCGGTCGCCTACGAGTACGGGCCGTACACCGCCACGCTCAACGTCGATAACCTCTTCGACAGGCTCTACTTCACGCCGGTTGGCGACACCTACGCCAACCTGGCGGCCCTGCCGTCCAAGGGCCGCGAGTGGCGCGTGACCCTGGCCCGGAAGTTCTAG